AGCGTCGTCGCCTCGGTAGCGCTGTCGACGGTCTCGACGCCGCGATTGATGGCGATGACCGTCTCGTAGTTGTCCGGTTTCTCGGGCACGTTCTCGACCATCCGCTCGACGAACGCCTCCTCGTCGAGGTCGGCGAGGTCGAGGCGGTCGTGAACCTCGCCGAGGGGAGCGCCGACGAGGTCGCCCGGCACGGCGTTGGCGTAGGTGCCGTCGTTTTCGACCGTGACGTGGCCCGGCAGGACGGTGAGTTCGTCGGAGAGTTCGAGCAGCGTCTCGTGGAGGGTCTCGTACTGCATCCTCGCTCCTTTTTCAGCTCCTTCCTCGCCGAATTCGAGTTCGGTGCGTCCGACCGAATCGAGAAAGAGGCTATCGCCGGTCAGAACGGCCGTATCGCCGACGCGGTAGGCGACCATCTCGGTGGTGTGGCCGGGTGCCGCGAGGGCTTCGATATCGATGTCGCCCACCGAGAGCGTCTCGCCGTCGTCGAGCGGTTCGAACTCGTAGTCGAGATCGCGTTCGGTTGCTTGCTCGCCGAGATGATACGGAACGTCGAGTCTGGCTGCGAGGTCGCGGCCGCCGGAGAGGTGGTCGGCGTGGATATGGGTGTCGAGCACGCGGGTGATCTCCATCCCGT
The sequence above is drawn from the Halococcus sediminicola genome and encodes:
- a CDS encoding MBL fold metallo-hydrolase codes for the protein MFEKITARDLADRQDSGADDYVLIDTRPEDSYGSWRVTGAEHLPFGPAETLNDDQQERVEQLADGDEILTICGKGATSTRLASELDANGFENVAVVTGGMREWNELYETADVDTDDDDLLLVQFQRRAKGCLSYLVGSKTTGEAVVVDPTRHTDQYITTAAEHGMEITRVLDTHIHADHLSGGRDLAARLDVPYHLGEQATERDLDYEFEPLDDGETLSVGDIDIEALAAPGHTTEMVAYRVGDTAVLTGDSLFLDSVGRTELEFGEEGAEKGARMQYETLHETLLELSDELTVLPGHVTVENDGTYANAVPGDLVGAPLGEVHDRLDLADLDEEAFVERMVENVPEKPDNYETVIAINRGVETVDSATEATTLETGANNCAA